The nucleotide window CCCAAGGGGACCGACGATGAGAAGGCCGAGCGGCGCGAACTCATCCAGTCCGCCTTCAAGGGCGCGTGCGAGTCTCCGAGGGACACGGCCATTGGCTGCCTCCAGGTGCTTCGACTGTGCGCCCGAATCGCGGATAAGAGCAACACGAACGCCGCCAGCGACCTCGGCGTCGCCGCCACTGTCGCGCTCGCCGGGCTGGAGGGCGCTGTGATGAACGTCTTCATCAACCTGTCGTCCATAAAGGACGAGGACTACGTGGACGACATGGAGTCGCAGATGGAGACTCTGCACGAGGAAGGGGCTATACTAAAGGCCGGCGTCCTTCGAGTCGTGCCGGGAGACCTATAGGCCGGGGACCGGCTCATGAAGAGGATCCTGATCCTTCACGGCGTCAATTTGGGGATGCTGGGGAGGCGAGACCCGGCCCACTACGGCACCGAGGCCCTGGGCCTTATAGATGAGCGTCTGCGCCGCCTCGGCGCGGAGCTCGGAGCCGAGGTCGAGTCCTTCCAGACGGACTCGGAGGGGGAGATGTGCGCCATGATCCACCGGGCGGTGGAGGACCGGGTGGACGGAGTGGTCATCAACGCCGGCGCTTGGTCTCACTACAGTCTGGCCATCAGGGACGCGCTGGAGATGCTGAAGGTTCCCGTCGTCGAGGTCCACATGTCGAACATCCACGCCAGGGAGGAGTTCAGGAGCACCTCCGTGCTGGCCGGGGTGGTGAAGGGGCAGATCTGCGGATTCGGGGCGGAGAGCTACATGCTCGGCCTCAGGGCCGTCGTGGGTGCCGTCTAGCCTTGAAATGTCCGAAAGGGCGGCATTTTCCGACCGGGGGACTCTCTCCCCCGGTCTTTCGTTAAAAAC belongs to Synergistaceae bacterium and includes:
- a CDS encoding cyclodeaminase/cyclohydrolase family protein; this translates as MTLSEGEGSSVALLVDMTLGRFTDELAADTAAPGGGSVAALSGALAASLVSMVCRLTIGKKGYEEFEEEVKEVLGESDGLRRTLLDAIDIDAKAFEKVMEAFAAPKGTDDEKAERRELIQSAFKGACESPRDTAIGCLQVLRLCARIADKSNTNAASDLGVAATVALAGLEGAVMNVFINLSSIKDEDYVDDMESQMETLHEEGAILKAGVLRVVPGDL
- the aroQ gene encoding type II 3-dehydroquinate dehydratase; amino-acid sequence: MKRILILHGVNLGMLGRRDPAHYGTEALGLIDERLRRLGAELGAEVESFQTDSEGEMCAMIHRAVEDRVDGVVINAGAWSHYSLAIRDALEMLKVPVVEVHMSNIHAREEFRSTSVLAGVVKGQICGFGAESYMLGLRAVVGAV